A single Nostoc sp. PCC 7107 DNA region contains:
- a CDS encoding phycobilisome rod-core linker polypeptide has protein sequence MSVKASGGSSVARPQLYQTLAVATISQAEQQDRFLGNGELNELASYFASGAKRLEIAQILTENSEIIVSRAANRIFVGGSPMAFLEKPQEPELAMVGAAVGAGGDVTEGMKLGTVTYVESRGGFLENLRSIFNTSPSGPTPPGFRPINVSRYGPSNMAKSLRDLSWFLRYATYAIVAGDPNIISVNTRGLREIIENACSGEATIVALQEIKAASLSYFRKDAEATDIVAQYMDVLLTEFKAPTPSTKLRQRPSSDQQGLQLPQIYFNAAERRPKYVMKPGLSAGEKNEVVKAAYRQIFERDITRAYSLSISDLESKVKNGDISMKEFVRRLAKSPLYQKQFYQPFINSRVIELAFRHILGRGPSSREEVQKYFSIISNGGLPKLVDALVDSDEYSDYFGEETVPYIRGLGQEAQECRNWGPQQDLFNYSAPFRKVPQFITTFAAYEQPLPDQHPYGSGNDPLEIQFGAIFPKETRNPSSRPAPFGKDTRRILIHQGPGINNQLSNPKARGVAPGTLGPKVFKLDQLPGTIGKKAAKGASVRFSESSTQAVIRAIYLQVIGRDVYEGQRLKVQEIKLENGDISVREFVRALAKSDLFRSLYWTPLYVCKAIEYIHRRLLGRPTYGRQENNKYFDIASKKGFYAVVDAILDTVEYSEAFGEDTVPYERYLTPGGVSQRQLRVGSIREDVVATKVEKQETPRFVELGAVSQNRTEPDIQFRVNQGVTKQREQTKVFKLVANTVDKAAVQTLISAAYRQIFERDIAPYIAKNEFTVLESKLSNGEISVKEFIEGLGYSNLYRKEFYTPYPNTKVIELGTKHFLGRAPVDQAEIRKYNQILATQGLKAFIAALLNSAEYRQIFGEDTVPYRRYPTLPAANFPNTEKLYNQLTKQNDDVVVPSFKPVKARMDSANTPILAKAIADLAAQSRQMDKTKPLFIELGRSFNDGRGQSVEVGVGTSRRKPARIYRLTDGSSQSERQQIINSAYCQILDIFSGQVPDYYRRSALDSKLRNGEISVREFVRELASSEIYRKRFYTPYPNTKVIEYLFRHLLGRAPATQGEIRQYNKLLADSGLRAAVEAIVDSPEYARYFGEDVVPYPRFPSLPAGNYLGSVQAAADLVKQSWSSLSPAVLTGRPSDR, from the coding sequence ATGAGTGTTAAGGCGAGTGGTGGAAGCTCAGTTGCGCGTCCGCAACTATATCAAACCCTAGCTGTAGCAACTATTTCTCAAGCGGAACAGCAAGACCGCTTTTTGGGAAATGGTGAATTAAATGAACTGGCAAGCTATTTTGCATCTGGTGCAAAACGGTTAGAAATTGCCCAGATTCTCACCGAAAATTCCGAGATTATCGTATCTCGTGCTGCTAACCGGATCTTTGTCGGTGGTTCGCCAATGGCTTTTTTAGAAAAGCCACAAGAACCTGAATTGGCGATGGTTGGTGCTGCTGTTGGTGCTGGTGGAGATGTCACAGAAGGCATGAAACTAGGAACCGTTACCTACGTTGAAAGTCGGGGTGGATTCCTAGAAAACTTGCGTTCTATCTTCAACACCTCCCCCAGCGGGCCAACACCTCCAGGTTTTAGACCAATTAACGTTTCTCGCTACGGCCCAAGCAACATGGCCAAGAGCTTACGGGACTTGTCCTGGTTCTTGCGCTATGCTACTTATGCGATCGTCGCTGGCGACCCCAACATCATTTCTGTGAACACAAGGGGTCTGCGAGAAATTATTGAAAATGCTTGTTCTGGTGAAGCAACTATCGTGGCTTTGCAAGAAATCAAGGCAGCATCCCTGTCTTACTTCCGCAAAGATGCTGAAGCTACAGACATTGTGGCACAGTACATGGATGTGTTGCTGACAGAATTCAAAGCACCCACACCTTCGACCAAACTACGTCAACGTCCTTCTAGCGACCAACAAGGTTTACAACTGCCGCAGATTTATTTTAATGCCGCAGAACGTCGTCCCAAATATGTGATGAAGCCTGGGTTGTCAGCCGGCGAAAAAAATGAGGTAGTCAAAGCAGCATATCGGCAAATATTTGAGCGCGATATCACCCGTGCTTACAGCTTGTCGATTTCTGATTTGGAATCCAAGGTGAAAAATGGCGACATCTCTATGAAAGAGTTTGTCCGCCGTTTGGCAAAATCTCCGCTTTACCAAAAACAGTTTTATCAGCCTTTTATTAACAGCCGCGTCATCGAACTAGCTTTCCGTCACATTTTGGGACGGGGGCCAAGTAGCCGTGAAGAAGTACAAAAATACTTCTCAATTATTTCTAACGGCGGTCTACCGAAATTAGTAGATGCCTTGGTAGATTCGGACGAATACTCCGATTACTTTGGTGAAGAGACAGTACCTTACATTCGCGGCTTGGGTCAAGAAGCCCAAGAATGTCGTAACTGGGGGCCGCAGCAAGACCTGTTTAATTACAGTGCGCCTTTCCGCAAAGTACCTCAGTTTATCACTACATTTGCGGCTTATGAACAGCCATTACCAGATCAACATCCTTACGGTTCTGGTAACGACCCATTAGAAATTCAGTTTGGGGCGATTTTCCCGAAAGAAACTCGCAACCCCAGCAGCCGTCCGGCTCCATTTGGTAAGGATACAAGACGGATCTTGATTCACCAAGGGCCTGGGATTAATAACCAACTGAGTAATCCCAAAGCACGGGGTGTAGCGCCTGGTACTCTGGGGCCAAAAGTATTCAAACTGGATCAACTTCCTGGCACGATTGGCAAGAAAGCAGCTAAAGGTGCAAGTGTTAGGTTCTCTGAAAGCTCGACCCAGGCAGTAATTAGAGCCATTTACTTGCAAGTAATTGGTCGTGATGTTTACGAAGGTCAACGTTTAAAAGTCCAAGAAATTAAGCTGGAAAACGGCGATATTTCTGTACGGGAATTTGTGCGGGCTTTGGCTAAGTCTGATTTATTCCGCAGCTTGTACTGGACACCGTTGTATGTTTGTAAAGCGATCGAATACATTCACCGTCGCTTATTAGGTCGTCCTACCTACGGTCGCCAAGAAAATAACAAATACTTCGATATTGCCTCCAAAAAAGGCTTTTATGCAGTAGTTGATGCCATTCTGGATACCGTAGAGTACAGCGAAGCATTTGGTGAAGATACAGTTCCTTACGAACGCTATCTGACTCCTGGTGGTGTATCGCAGCGACAACTACGTGTAGGTAGCATCCGCGAAGATGTGGTCGCCACGAAAGTTGAGAAGCAAGAAACACCACGCTTTGTGGAACTGGGTGCAGTTAGCCAAAATCGGACAGAACCCGATATTCAGTTCCGCGTGAATCAAGGTGTTACTAAGCAACGCGAACAAACTAAAGTCTTCAAGCTGGTAGCTAATACTGTTGACAAAGCTGCCGTCCAAACTTTGATTAGTGCTGCTTACCGCCAGATTTTTGAGCGCGATATTGCACCATACATCGCTAAAAATGAATTTACCGTCCTCGAAAGCAAGCTGAGTAACGGTGAAATCTCGGTCAAAGAATTTATTGAAGGTTTGGGTTATTCTAACCTGTACCGGAAGGAATTCTATACACCTTATCCCAACACCAAAGTAATTGAGTTGGGAACCAAGCACTTTTTAGGACGCGCACCTGTTGATCAAGCAGAAATCCGCAAGTATAACCAGATTTTGGCTACCCAAGGTCTGAAGGCGTTTATTGCTGCTTTGTTGAACAGTGCGGAGTATCGCCAAATATTTGGTGAAGATACAGTTCCTTATCGTCGCTACCCGACTTTACCTGCGGCGAACTTCCCCAATACCGAGAAGCTTTACAACCAACTCACCAAACAAAATGATGATGTAGTTGTACCCAGCTTTAAGCCAGTCAAAGCGCGGATGGATTCTGCCAATACCCCAATTTTGGCAAAAGCGATCGCCGATTTGGCAGCCCAATCTCGGCAAATGGATAAAACCAAGCCGTTATTTATTGAATTGGGTCGTTCCTTTAACGATGGTCGCGGCCAATCGGTAGAAGTTGGTGTGGGTACTAGCCGTCGTAAACCAGCGCGGATTTACCGCTTAACAGATGGTAGTAGCCAATCAGAAAGACAGCAGATCATTAATTCTGCTTACTGTCAGATATTGGATATATTTAGCGGTCAGGTTCCAGATTATTACCGCCGCAGCGCACTCGACAGCAAACTACGGAATGGAGAAATCTCAGTCCGGGAGTTTGTGCGCGAACTAGCAAGCTCAGAAATCTATCGCAAACGGTTCTATACGCCTTATCCCAACACCAAGGTAATTGAATACCTATTCCGTCACCTGTTGGGTCGCGCACCAGCCACTCAAGGCGAAATTAGGCAGTATAACAAGTTGCTGGCTGATAGTGGTCTCAGAGCCGCTGTAGAGGCAATTGTGGATAGCCCAGAGTATGCCCGCTACTTTGGTGAAGATGTGGTTCCTTACCCACGCTTCCCATCTCTACCCGCAGGTAACTACCTCGGTAGTGTCCAGGCGGCTGCTGACCTTGTGAAACAATCTTGGTCAAGTCTGTCTCCGGCTGTGTTAACCGGTCGTCCGAGCGATCGCTAA
- a CDS encoding ankyrin repeat domain-containing protein: MEKIHIDVQQGNIAGVADKIANGVDIECLDEYFQQTLLMCAVSSPNAGVDMIRFLLEHGANVNAVEPESQNTVLGLAVQSGNLDKILLILDAGADINYQSPDGYDVLIHAMYGRDILRDENLISILNLLIYRGAAVNGMSSYGESAIKVAAHIGRFDAVKLLLNAGANPEQLGWTELMHAIVFGSLEQVKFLLEQGADQNVRDCWHRTPWLLSIQVGELPKAKLLLAAGANHNDVGNCGKTPLMYAIENNRLEVLQWLITEGFDIEATDEFSNTALIIAAEHGATDCVKILLEAGANPSRINHCNDKAIKIATKTEIVRMLIAAGEDVSDINNDMRRSLTGIDNHKFSLSQVTPEQYFTGKHPRFGKTNPELMEIPFWQAMICEGCSAYAAKNFFDDTENCQDKVWCYDRFGRTITQLPDGRIVEIAGEHEDYYDPDFCIYNDVVVYQGDGNFQIFGYPQDVFLPTDFHSATLVGEYIYIIGSLGYFGTRIYHETPVYRLHIHTFIIEKVETSGYKPGWISEHKAYYQKPDKIHITGGKLCVINDEKIEDYIDNSVDYILDLIDLTWSRIAV, translated from the coding sequence ATGGAAAAAATTCATATTGATGTACAGCAGGGCAATATTGCAGGAGTCGCAGATAAAATAGCCAATGGTGTTGATATTGAATGTCTAGACGAGTATTTCCAACAAACACTATTAATGTGTGCAGTTAGTAGTCCCAATGCAGGCGTTGATATGATTCGCTTCCTCTTAGAACATGGCGCGAATGTCAATGCTGTTGAACCAGAATCTCAAAATACCGTACTTGGGTTGGCTGTGCAGTCAGGAAATCTAGATAAAATCCTACTGATTCTCGATGCTGGAGCAGATATTAACTATCAAAGTCCAGATGGATATGATGTCTTAATTCATGCTATGTATGGTCGAGATATTTTGCGAGATGAAAACTTAATCTCAATTTTGAATTTACTCATTTATAGAGGTGCTGCTGTCAATGGTATGAGTAGCTACGGTGAATCTGCAATCAAAGTAGCGGCTCATATTGGGAGATTTGATGCTGTCAAATTATTATTGAACGCAGGTGCTAACCCAGAGCAACTGGGATGGACAGAATTAATGCACGCTATAGTTTTTGGCAGCCTAGAGCAAGTAAAGTTCTTGCTAGAACAAGGAGCAGATCAAAATGTACGTGATTGTTGGCATCGAACTCCTTGGTTATTAAGTATTCAGGTGGGTGAATTACCTAAAGCCAAATTACTCCTAGCTGCGGGAGCAAATCACAACGATGTAGGAAACTGCGGAAAAACGCCATTAATGTATGCAATAGAAAACAATAGGCTAGAAGTCTTACAGTGGCTAATTACAGAGGGATTTGATATTGAAGCTACTGATGAATTTAGTAACACTGCATTAATCATCGCAGCAGAGCATGGTGCTACTGATTGCGTCAAAATTTTACTAGAAGCTGGTGCAAACCCCAGCAGAATAAATCATTGCAATGACAAAGCCATTAAGATAGCAACAAAGACAGAAATTGTCAGAATGTTAATTGCAGCTGGTGAAGATGTGAGCGATATTAACAATGATATGCGGCGATCGCTCACCGGAATTGACAACCACAAATTTTCATTATCACAAGTAACTCCAGAGCAATATTTTACTGGCAAACATCCGCGCTTTGGCAAAACCAATCCAGAATTGATGGAAATACCTTTTTGGCAGGCCATGATTTGTGAGGGTTGTTCTGCTTATGCAGCTAAAAATTTTTTTGATGATACAGAAAACTGCCAAGATAAAGTATGGTGTTATGACCGATTTGGCAGAACCATTACGCAATTACCAGATGGCAGAATTGTCGAAATTGCTGGTGAACATGAAGACTACTATGACCCTGATTTTTGTATATATAACGATGTTGTAGTTTATCAAGGTGATGGTAATTTTCAGATTTTTGGTTATCCCCAAGATGTATTTCTACCAACTGATTTTCATTCTGCCACATTAGTTGGAGAATACATATATATCATTGGCAGTTTAGGATATTTCGGTACAAGAATTTATCATGAAACTCCAGTTTATAGATTACATATCCACACATTTATCATAGAAAAAGTAGAAACAAGTGGGTATAAACCAGGATGGATCAGTGAACACAAAGCTTACTACCAAAAACCAGATAAAATACATATTACTGGCGGTAAATTATGTGTGATTAATGATGAAAAAATAGAAGATTATATAGATAACTCAGTTGATTACATCTTAGATTTAATTGACTTAACTTGGAGCCGCATTGCTGTTTAA
- a CDS encoding alpha/beta hydrolase: protein MGISRKALNLLTGCFCVVVFTKFFSVTTAVQAADTVVLRYGLLAESVSLAELQKAAEIGDFKDGFELYGRKLSLQQRRFLLETLKMPLSLNVVTVNRLLNTQIGTTILDDFSTAVVRKDKAGVQALRAGLVIGSTAPQGLSLLSFIAAYPSQNLEINLPRIFKIAGNFNTAFWRTQQFMLAIAPQLNQQSLQVSLPFDPSQPGTAEVKVLKVNWNDSQRNRTIPVDIYWSTAATANKPVIIYSHGLGSVRTDLRYLAEHLASHGYIFVAVEHPGSNQTNVDAGLQGKGKLLKAQEFLDRPKDISFVLDKLAKTNQTANDPLAGKLATDNVMVIGYSFGGGTALALAGGELQLDKLKQRCKQNLAVLSLGETAQCVAQELPNNTYQLRDNRIKEAIALNPTSSLMFGDSGLTKVQVPTLILASSADKSTPALTEQVVGFHKIPAPKWLVGVLGGTHLSVKDPSTTLDQAGQPNTPFSGGEVVGEQAADIRKFVKSIVLAMAAQLTPEAQQYSVFLTPNYAFSASTPAFPFRIVTEIPPDALKVVEEYVER from the coding sequence ATGGGAATAAGTAGGAAAGCTTTAAATTTATTGACAGGTTGCTTTTGTGTTGTTGTTTTTACTAAGTTTTTCAGTGTAACTACTGCTGTACAAGCTGCTGATACGGTTGTGTTACGTTATGGTTTGTTGGCGGAGTCTGTTTCTTTAGCGGAGTTACAAAAAGCGGCAGAAATTGGGGATTTTAAGGATGGGTTTGAGCTTTATGGACGAAAACTGTCTCTACAACAGCGGCGCTTTCTGTTAGAAACCCTGAAAATGCCTTTATCGTTGAATGTTGTCACAGTTAATCGGTTACTCAATACCCAAATTGGGACAACAATTCTTGATGATTTTTCCACGGCTGTTGTGCGTAAGGATAAAGCTGGTGTACAAGCCCTCAGAGCCGGATTAGTTATTGGTTCGACTGCACCTCAAGGTCTTTCGCTACTAAGCTTTATTGCAGCTTATCCTAGCCAAAATCTGGAAATTAATTTACCACGAATTTTCAAAATTGCTGGTAATTTTAATACGGCATTTTGGCGGACTCAACAATTTATGTTAGCGATCGCTCCCCAACTTAACCAACAATCACTACAAGTTTCTTTACCTTTTGACCCCAGTCAACCCGGTACGGCTGAAGTAAAAGTGCTGAAAGTTAATTGGAATGACTCACAGCGTAACCGCACCATTCCTGTTGATATATATTGGTCAACAGCTGCCACTGCTAATAAACCAGTTATTATTTATTCTCACGGTTTAGGTTCTGTGCGGACTGATTTACGCTATCTCGCCGAGCATTTAGCATCCCACGGTTATATATTTGTGGCTGTGGAACATCCTGGTAGTAACCAGACAAATGTTGATGCTGGTTTACAAGGGAAAGGTAAACTTCTCAAGGCGCAAGAATTTTTAGATCGTCCCAAAGATATTAGTTTTGTTTTAGATAAACTCGCCAAAACTAACCAAACTGCTAATGATCCTTTGGCGGGAAAATTGGCAACTGATAATGTCATGGTGATTGGTTATTCTTTTGGTGGTGGTACAGCGTTGGCGTTGGCTGGTGGTGAACTACAACTGGATAAGCTCAAACAACGCTGTAAACAAAATTTGGCTGTGTTGAGTTTGGGCGAAACTGCACAGTGTGTTGCTCAAGAACTACCAAACAACACCTATCAATTGCGGGATAATCGGATTAAGGAAGCGATCGCTCTTAATCCTACCAGTTCTTTGATGTTTGGTGACTCTGGTTTAACTAAGGTGCAAGTCCCAACGCTGATATTAGCCAGTTCCGCCGATAAAAGTACTCCGGCTTTGACTGAACAAGTTGTCGGATTTCACAAAATTCCTGCGCCTAAATGGCTGGTTGGTGTACTTGGGGGTACTCATCTCAGTGTCAAAGACCCCAGCACCACTTTAGATCAAGCAGGTCAACCCAACACACCTTTTAGTGGCGGCGAAGTTGTGGGAGAGCAAGCAGCAGATATTCGTAAGTTTGTCAAGTCAATAGTGTTGGCGATGGCTGCACAACTCACCCCAGAAGCTCAACAATATAGTGTGTTTTTAACACCTAATTATGCTTTTTCTGCTTCGACACCAGCATTTCCCTTCCGCATTGTCACAGAAATTCCTCCTGATGCTTTAAAAGTGGTGGAGGAATATGTAGAAAGGTAA
- a CDS encoding M20/M25/M40 family metallo-hydrolase yields the protein MQKRIWLLLLALVVVVIVGSKSTAFNSFFSQRPLPEIIERVPTQQAQPQPPELETKPQVSTENLLAHIQKLNFQRYTTAERSRTRTYITTELKKFGWKPQLEKFAEGVNIFAERLGTDKTAGAILVGAHYDTVASSPGADDNGTGVAVVLEVARLLGSQPTPRTLQLAFFDKEEAGLLGSKAFAAKAKRLGNLSGVIVMDMVGYACYTPGCQQYPPGLPVTPPSDKGDFLAVVGDIEHLPLLSAFQKSQPDNLPAVLTVPIPLKGLLTPDTLRSDHAPFWYQGVGAVLVTDTANLRTPHYHQSSDQPSTIERSFFAGAAQIVVNTTTALLQKSDSLATPASF from the coding sequence ATGCAAAAACGGATTTGGCTGCTGCTGTTGGCGCTGGTGGTGGTAGTAATTGTTGGTAGTAAAAGTACTGCGTTCAATAGTTTTTTTTCACAGCGCCCTTTACCAGAAATAATTGAGCGAGTACCAACACAACAAGCTCAACCACAGCCCCCAGAACTGGAAACTAAGCCGCAAGTTTCTACGGAGAATTTACTAGCTCACATTCAAAAGTTAAATTTTCAGCGTTATACAACAGCAGAGCGATCGCGTACTCGTACATATATCACAACTGAATTAAAAAAATTCGGCTGGAAACCACAGCTAGAAAAATTTGCTGAGGGTGTGAATATCTTTGCGGAACGTTTAGGTACTGATAAAACAGCTGGTGCAATTCTTGTCGGCGCACATTACGATACGGTCGCTTCTTCTCCTGGGGCTGATGATAATGGTACTGGGGTGGCGGTGGTGCTAGAAGTTGCTAGATTACTCGGTTCCCAACCCACACCACGGACTTTACAGTTAGCTTTTTTTGACAAAGAAGAAGCAGGACTTTTAGGTAGCAAGGCTTTCGCCGCTAAAGCCAAACGCTTGGGGAATTTAAGTGGTGTGATTGTGATGGATATGGTTGGTTATGCTTGTTACACTCCTGGCTGTCAGCAATATCCACCGGGTCTACCTGTAACACCACCGAGTGATAAAGGTGACTTTTTAGCTGTGGTGGGTGATATAGAACATTTACCATTGCTGAGTGCTTTTCAAAAATCACAACCAGATAATTTACCAGCAGTTCTCACAGTACCTATCCCCTTGAAAGGCTTACTCACACCTGATACTCTGCGTAGTGATCATGCACCGTTTTGGTATCAAGGCGTAGGTGCAGTTCTGGTGACGGATACGGCTAATCTACGGACTCCCCATTATCATCAATCTAGTGATCAGCCGAGTACAATTGAGCGATCGTTTTTTGCAGGTGCAGCGCAGATTGTCGTTAATACTACCACTGCTTTATTACAGAAAAGTGATAGTTTAGCAACTCCAGCATCTTTTTGA
- a CDS encoding sulfite exporter TauE/SafE family protein: MVDLLLIAILGFLGSFGHCFGMCGPLTVAFSLSSQQDRQKSLSEKSSTWQQQLKFHFLLNLGRMLSYALVGAGIGALGSVLFESGQLAGIGSEFRRLMAMITGIMLIWFGLGQIKPDWLPHIPVLHPLLKSNLHDRLSTGMIKLSYQTKWWTPIFLGMTWGLMPCGFLYAAQIKAAETSNLWMGAATMLAFGSGTLPTMLGVGVSTSLISQDRRSQLFRLGGWVTLAIGAITLLRTGDTMVDYTGHAALFCLMLALIARPISQIWAAPMRYRRALGVGAFVLSVVHTTHNIEHSLQWNFAAFWFFPAEFRWGMAAGAVALILMTPAALTSWESLQKSWGKLWRQIHLLSVPALLLSTFHAVLIGSHYLGSLESTWANKLATLLLGITTLGVLLLRWVKALEPREPESRGTEGE, from the coding sequence ATGGTAGATTTGTTGCTGATAGCAATCCTGGGGTTTCTAGGCAGTTTTGGACATTGCTTTGGGATGTGTGGCCCTCTGACAGTAGCGTTTTCGTTGTCTAGTCAGCAGGATAGACAGAAATCTTTATCAGAAAAGTCATCTACTTGGCAACAGCAATTAAAATTTCACTTTTTGCTAAATCTCGGCAGAATGTTAAGCTACGCTCTAGTTGGCGCTGGCATTGGAGCTTTAGGTTCAGTATTGTTTGAAAGTGGGCAACTAGCCGGTATTGGTAGTGAATTTCGTCGCTTGATGGCGATGATTACAGGCATTATGCTGATTTGGTTTGGCTTGGGACAAATTAAACCAGATTGGTTGCCTCATATTCCTGTATTACACCCTTTATTAAAAAGTAATTTACACGATCGCCTGAGTACAGGCATGATCAAACTTTCTTACCAAACCAAATGGTGGACACCGATATTTTTGGGGATGACTTGGGGTTTAATGCCTTGTGGTTTCTTGTATGCTGCTCAAATTAAAGCCGCAGAAACTAGTAACCTCTGGATGGGTGCAGCCACAATGTTAGCTTTTGGTTCAGGAACTTTACCCACCATGCTAGGAGTTGGTGTTTCGACTTCGTTAATCAGTCAAGATAGGCGCAGTCAATTATTTCGTTTAGGCGGTTGGGTGACACTAGCCATTGGTGCAATTACCTTATTGCGGACTGGTGACACAATGGTAGATTACACCGGACACGCTGCCTTATTTTGTCTCATGTTAGCGCTGATTGCCCGCCCAATTAGTCAGATTTGGGCTGCACCGATGCGTTACCGTCGGGCTTTAGGCGTGGGCGCTTTTGTGTTATCAGTAGTCCACACCACCCATAACATTGAACATTCCCTGCAATGGAATTTTGCCGCTTTTTGGTTTTTTCCCGCAGAATTTCGCTGGGGGATGGCTGCGGGTGCTGTAGCATTGATATTAATGACCCCTGCTGCTTTAACTAGTTGGGAATCATTGCAAAAATCTTGGGGTAAACTTTGGCGACAAATTCATCTTTTAAGTGTGCCGGCTTTACTCTTAAGTACCTTTCATGCAGTGTTGATTGGTTCCCATTACCTGGGTTCTTTAGAATCAACTTGGGCGAATAAATTAGCAACATTGTTGTTAGGAATTACCACTCTTGGTGTGTTGCTATTGCGTTGGGTAAAAGCATTAGAACCGAGGGAGCCGGAGAGCAGAGGAACAGAAGGAGAATGA
- the galE gene encoding UDP-glucose 4-epimerase GalE, translating to MSPEKPSILVTGGAGYIGSHTVLALQQAGYEVVILDNLVYGHRELVEQVLKVELVVGDTGDRPLLDNLFKTRKFAAVMHFSAYAYVGESVTDPAKYYRNNVVGTLTLLEAMLAASINKFVFSSTCATYGVPEVVPIPENHPQHPINPYGATKLMVERILADFDVAYNFKSVRFRYFNAAGANPDGLLGEDHNPETHLIPLILLTALGKRESISIFGTDYPTPDGTCIRDYIHVKDLADAHVLGLEYLLQGGDSEIFNLGNGSGFSVREVIAAAEEVTGLAIPIQECDRRPGDPPVLIGSSEKARNILGWRSQYPSIQDIVSHAWQWHQKRHS from the coding sequence ATGTCGCCGGAAAAGCCCAGCATTTTAGTCACAGGGGGAGCAGGATATATTGGTTCCCATACTGTACTTGCTCTCCAGCAAGCAGGTTATGAGGTGGTAATACTTGATAACCTGGTTTACGGACATCGAGAATTGGTAGAACAGGTTTTAAAAGTCGAACTGGTAGTGGGGGATACAGGCGATCGCCCTTTATTAGATAATTTATTTAAAACTCGTAAGTTTGCGGCAGTGATGCACTTTTCTGCCTACGCTTACGTAGGTGAGTCGGTGACTGACCCAGCAAAATATTACCGCAATAATGTGGTCGGCACTTTGACTTTATTAGAAGCAATGCTGGCTGCATCAATTAACAAGTTCGTCTTTTCTTCCACCTGCGCCACCTACGGAGTCCCAGAAGTCGTCCCGATTCCCGAAAACCATCCCCAACACCCAATTAACCCCTATGGGGCTACTAAGCTGATGGTAGAGCGTATTCTTGCTGATTTTGATGTCGCATATAATTTCAAGTCAGTGCGATTTCGCTACTTTAATGCGGCGGGTGCGAATCCTGATGGTTTACTAGGCGAAGACCACAACCCCGAAACTCATTTAATTCCTTTGATATTGCTGACAGCTTTAGGTAAGCGGGAGTCTATCTCGATTTTTGGGACAGATTACCCCACGCCTGATGGTACTTGTATTCGTGATTATATTCATGTTAAAGATTTAGCAGATGCCCATGTTTTGGGACTGGAATATTTATTACAGGGTGGCGATAGCGAAATATTCAATTTAGGTAATGGGAGTGGTTTTTCTGTGAGAGAAGTGATTGCGGCGGCTGAAGAAGTCACAGGGTTAGCTATTCCCATTCAAGAATGCGATCGCCGTCCTGGTGATCCACCTGTTTTAATTGGTAGTAGTGAAAAAGCCAGAAATATCCTCGGCTGGCGATCGCAATATCCATCTATCCAAGATATTGTCAGTCATGCCTGGCAGTGGCATCAAAAGCGACACAGTTGA